A region of Massilia sp. WG5 DNA encodes the following proteins:
- the ccoS gene encoding cbb3-type cytochrome oxidase assembly protein CcoS, with protein sequence MEALYLLIPLSLILVAFAVWIFFGAAESGQFEDLDGPALRILSDDD encoded by the coding sequence ATGGAAGCCTTGTATCTCTTGATTCCGCTGAGCCTGATCCTGGTGGCGTTCGCGGTCTGGATCTTCTTCGGCGCCGCGGAGAGCGGGCAGTTCGAGGACCTGGATGGGCCGGCGTTGAGGATACTGAGTGATGACGACTAG
- a CDS encoding heavy metal translocating P-type ATPase, giving the protein MNAVADFAACYHCGQPAVEGARWRALVNGEERILCCPGCMAAAEAIATAGLDGYYASRTGFAARIDEAGDDPALLLYDEAGLDGDAVFTVEGLRCAACVWLIERRVAALPGVRSAVLNVATERLQVRWDVNACRPSDILKALRAIGYTAYPYDATRHAAQLERARKALLRRLFVAGLSMMQVMMYAFPVYMATDGTMDADMKALMGWASFFLTLPAVSYCAWPFLRGAWQDLRRGLPGMDVPVALGILAAFAGSALSLVRGQGEVWFDSITMFVFLLLGSRWLELDARRKAARAMERLRRAAPATALRLPDWPATRDLETVAATALRPGDVILVPPGQTVAADGAIVEGDTEVDLALLTGESRTRAMGPGDALPGGAVNVTQAVTVRIGSSAADSTLAMLVRLSERAGQDKPALALWADRVGAWFVLALLALTVAVFAFWQAVDPARAWPAAIAVLVVSCPCALSLATPTALAAATERLLRHGVLAVKPHVLETLARATHVVFDKTGTLSRGRPVLRATIPLCAADGVDCLRIAAALEANSAHPLAQALREALAATGAPAPAAYRIENLVGQGVEGEVGGRRYRLGSAAFVAGLAGGAAAPAAPPGKGATAVWLGSRGRWLARFDLADALRPEASALVRTLQQMGKTVLLLSGDDEEAVRAVAAELGIRDARGRQLPQDKLDAVRALQAGGAVVAMVGDGINDAAVLGGADVSFAMGHGAQLAQLHADCVLAGCGEGMEQGSLAPLGEALRTANACMRIIRQNLGWAMLYNLVAIPLAVGGLLNPWLSGLGMAGSSALVVLNALRLRREG; this is encoded by the coding sequence ATGAATGCGGTGGCGGACTTCGCCGCCTGCTACCACTGCGGCCAGCCGGCCGTCGAGGGCGCGCGCTGGCGCGCCCTTGTCAACGGCGAGGAGCGCATCCTGTGCTGCCCCGGCTGCATGGCGGCGGCCGAGGCCATCGCCACCGCCGGCCTGGACGGCTATTACGCCAGCCGCACCGGATTCGCGGCGCGCATCGACGAGGCCGGCGATGACCCGGCGCTTCTTCTGTACGACGAAGCGGGGCTGGATGGCGACGCCGTGTTCACCGTCGAAGGCTTGCGCTGCGCCGCCTGCGTCTGGCTGATCGAGCGGCGCGTGGCGGCGCTGCCGGGGGTGCGGTCGGCCGTGCTGAACGTCGCCACCGAGCGCCTGCAGGTGCGCTGGGACGTGAACGCGTGCCGCCCCAGCGACATCCTCAAGGCCCTGCGCGCCATCGGCTACACCGCCTATCCCTACGACGCCACCCGCCATGCCGCCCAGCTCGAGCGCGCCCGCAAGGCGCTGCTGCGGCGCCTGTTCGTGGCCGGGCTCTCGATGATGCAGGTGATGATGTACGCCTTCCCGGTCTACATGGCCACCGATGGGACCATGGATGCCGACATGAAGGCCCTGATGGGCTGGGCCTCCTTCTTCCTGACCCTGCCGGCGGTCAGCTACTGCGCCTGGCCGTTTCTGCGGGGCGCCTGGCAGGATCTGCGGCGCGGCCTGCCCGGCATGGACGTGCCGGTGGCGCTGGGCATCCTCGCGGCCTTCGCCGGCAGTGCGCTCTCCCTGGTGCGGGGACAAGGCGAGGTCTGGTTCGATTCGATCACCATGTTCGTGTTCCTGCTGCTGGGCAGCCGCTGGCTCGAACTCGATGCCCGCCGCAAGGCGGCGCGCGCGATGGAGCGCCTGCGGCGCGCGGCCCCGGCCACCGCCCTGCGGCTGCCGGACTGGCCGGCCACGCGCGACCTGGAGACCGTCGCAGCGACTGCGCTGCGGCCCGGCGACGTGATCCTGGTGCCGCCGGGACAGACGGTGGCGGCGGACGGCGCGATCGTCGAGGGCGACACCGAGGTCGACCTGGCCCTGCTCACCGGCGAGAGCCGCACCCGCGCCATGGGGCCCGGCGATGCGCTGCCCGGTGGCGCCGTCAACGTGACGCAGGCGGTAACGGTGCGCATCGGCAGCAGCGCCGCCGACAGTACCCTGGCGATGCTGGTGCGCCTGAGCGAGCGCGCCGGCCAGGACAAACCCGCGTTGGCGCTCTGGGCCGACCGCGTCGGCGCCTGGTTCGTGCTGGCGCTGCTGGCCTTGACGGTGGCGGTGTTCGCGTTCTGGCAGGCGGTCGATCCGGCGCGCGCCTGGCCGGCGGCGATTGCGGTGCTGGTCGTGTCCTGCCCCTGCGCGCTGTCGCTGGCGACGCCGACCGCACTGGCCGCCGCCACGGAGCGCCTGCTGCGCCACGGCGTGCTGGCCGTGAAGCCGCACGTGCTGGAGACCCTGGCGCGCGCCACCCACGTCGTGTTCGACAAGACCGGCACCCTGAGTCGCGGCCGGCCGGTGCTGCGCGCCACGATCCCGCTGTGCGCGGCGGATGGCGTGGATTGCCTGCGCATCGCGGCGGCGCTGGAAGCGAACAGCGCGCATCCGCTGGCGCAGGCCCTGCGCGAAGCGCTCGCCGCCACCGGGGCGCCGGCGCCGGCGGCGTACAGGATAGAGAACCTGGTCGGGCAGGGCGTCGAGGGCGAGGTGGGCGGCCGGCGCTACCGCCTGGGCAGCGCCGCCTTCGTCGCCGGACTGGCCGGCGGCGCGGCGGCGCCGGCGGCCCCGCCGGGCAAGGGCGCCACCGCGGTCTGGCTGGGCAGCCGCGGACGCTGGCTGGCGCGCTTCGACCTGGCCGACGCCCTGCGACCCGAAGCGTCTGCCCTGGTGCGAACGCTGCAGCAGATGGGGAAGACCGTGCTGCTGCTGTCCGGCGACGACGAGGAAGCGGTGCGTGCGGTGGCCGCGGAACTCGGCATCCGCGACGCGCGCGGCCGCCAGCTCCCGCAGGACAAGCTGGATGCGGTGCGCGCCCTGCAGGCGGGAGGCGCGGTGGTGGCGATGGTCGGCGACGGCATCAACGACGCCGCCGTGCTGGGCGGCGCCGACGTCTCCTTCGCGATGGGCCACGGCGCCCAGCTCGCGCAGCTGCATGCCGACTGCGTGCTGGCGGGCTGCGGCGAAGGCATGGAGCAGGGCAGCCTGGCCCCGCTGGGCGAGGCGCTGCGCACGGCAAACGCCTGCATGCGCATCATCCGCCAGAACCTGGGCTGGGCGATGCTCTACAACCTGGTGGCGATCCCGCTGGCGGTCGGCGGCCTGCTGAACCCCTGGCTGTCCGGCCTGGGCATGGCGGGCAGCTCGGCGCTGGTGGTGCTGAACGCCTTGAGACTGAGAAGGGAAGGGTGA
- a CDS encoding heavy metal response regulator transcription factor — protein sequence MTILIVEDEEKTAGYLRKGLQEAGYLVQVAVTGDQGRRLIESNPYELVVLDVMLPGVDGWELLRLIRRDSATPVMFLTARDAVEDRVKGLELGADDYLVKPFSYAEFLARVRTLLRRRTGREAERLQAADLELDLLRRRAIRQGERVDLTNKEFALLHLLLSRQGEVLSRTYIASQVWQMNFDSDTNVVDVAVRRLRAKIDDPYPRKLIHAVRGVGYVLEAQA from the coding sequence ATGACGATCCTGATTGTGGAAGACGAAGAGAAGACCGCCGGCTACCTGCGCAAAGGACTGCAGGAGGCCGGCTACCTGGTGCAGGTGGCGGTCACCGGCGACCAGGGGCGGCGCCTCATCGAAAGCAACCCTTATGAGCTGGTGGTGCTGGACGTGATGCTGCCCGGCGTCGACGGCTGGGAGCTGCTCCGGCTGATCCGCCGCGATTCGGCCACCCCGGTGATGTTCCTGACCGCGCGCGACGCCGTCGAGGACCGCGTCAAGGGCCTGGAACTCGGCGCCGACGACTACCTGGTCAAGCCCTTCTCGTATGCCGAATTCCTGGCGCGGGTCAGGACGCTGCTGCGGCGCCGGACCGGGCGCGAGGCCGAGCGCCTGCAGGCGGCCGACCTCGAGCTCGACCTGCTGCGCCGCCGCGCGATCCGCCAGGGCGAACGCGTGGACCTGACCAACAAGGAATTCGCGCTGCTGCACCTGCTGCTCAGCCGCCAGGGCGAGGTGCTGTCGCGCACCTATATCGCATCCCAGGTCTGGCAGATGAACTTCGACAGCGATACCAACGTCGTCGATGTCGCCGTGCGCCGCCTGCGCGCCAAGATCGACGATCCGTATCCGCGCAAGCTGATCCACGCCGTGCGCGGGGTAGGCTACGTGCTCGAGGCGCAGGCCTGA
- a CDS encoding heavy metal sensor histidine kinase → MGWPRALSQRLALMFALSSALLLGAIGAFLYASLEREIAWRDDQALAGRVDRMRVLLEDSADLEALRRRPRLYENMMGNRDSLLWIVDDAGQVRIAIDPVGVPAPRLPHGDGRIALRTLDGAQPLRLAWMHVPGPGGGGLTLVAGTLLAGREHMLGAYRRTLWGALVAGSGLAYLLGLAIGVRGLRPVRRLAARAAAIDVRHLSLRLDDASELRELSELRTALNGMLARLEAGFVQLARFSEDLAHEMRTPLGNLMGQTQQALSRSRTVEDYQNLLVSNQEEYERLARMIDSMLFLARSEQASAAVVREAVDLHGLAAQLCEYFEGMAEERGMRLLNGAQGTLAADRELLRRALANLLGNAVRYGAPGTAITVATAAAAAGAGSVEISVHNLGAPIPPEHLPHLFERFYRADPARHGAGESGGLGLAIVRSILQLHGGEVRVESGAGGTRFVLIFPQDRGA, encoded by the coding sequence ATGGGGTGGCCGCGGGCGCTCAGCCAGCGCCTGGCCCTGATGTTCGCGCTCAGCAGCGCCCTGCTGCTGGGCGCGATCGGCGCCTTCCTGTACGCATCGCTGGAGCGCGAGATCGCATGGCGCGACGACCAGGCGCTGGCGGGACGGGTCGACCGCATGCGCGTCCTGCTCGAGGACAGCGCCGATCTCGAGGCGCTGCGCCGCCGCCCGCGCCTGTACGAGAACATGATGGGCAACCGGGACAGCCTGCTGTGGATCGTCGACGACGCCGGCCAGGTACGGATCGCGATCGACCCGGTTGGGGTGCCGGCGCCGCGCCTGCCGCACGGCGACGGCAGGATCGCCCTGCGCACGCTGGACGGCGCGCAGCCGCTGCGGCTGGCCTGGATGCACGTGCCCGGCCCCGGCGGCGGCGGGCTGACCCTGGTCGCCGGCACGCTGCTGGCCGGGCGCGAACACATGCTGGGGGCCTATCGCCGCACGCTGTGGGGGGCGCTGGTGGCCGGTTCCGGACTGGCATACCTGCTCGGCCTGGCGATCGGCGTGCGCGGCCTGCGGCCGGTGCGGCGCCTGGCCGCGCGCGCCGCCGCCATCGATGTCCGGCACCTGTCGCTGCGGCTCGACGACGCCAGCGAGCTGCGCGAGCTGAGCGAGCTGCGCACGGCCCTCAACGGGATGCTGGCGCGGCTCGAGGCCGGCTTCGTCCAGCTGGCGCGCTTTTCGGAAGACCTGGCCCACGAGATGCGCACGCCGCTGGGCAACCTGATGGGCCAGACCCAGCAGGCCCTGAGCCGGTCGCGCACGGTGGAGGACTACCAGAACCTGCTGGTGTCGAACCAGGAAGAGTACGAGCGGCTGGCGCGGATGATCGACAGCATGCTGTTCCTGGCGCGCTCCGAACAGGCATCGGCCGCGGTCGTGCGCGAGGCCGTCGACCTGCATGGCCTGGCCGCCCAGCTGTGCGAGTACTTCGAGGGCATGGCCGAGGAGCGCGGCATGCGCCTGCTGAACGGGGCGCAGGGCACGCTCGCCGCCGACCGCGAGCTGCTGCGCCGGGCCCTGGCCAACCTGCTGGGCAATGCCGTGCGCTACGGGGCGCCGGGCACCGCGATCACGGTCGCCACTGCGGCCGCTGCGGCCGGCGCCGGCAGCGTCGAGATCTCGGTCCACAACCTCGGCGCGCCGATTCCGCCCGAACACCTGCCGCACCTGTTCGAGCGTTTCTACCGCGCCGATCCGGCGCGCCACGGCGCCGGCGAATCGGGCGGCCTCGGCCTGGCCATCGTGCGCAGCATCCTGCAGTTGCACGGCGGCGAGGTCCGGGTCGAGAGCGGCGCCGGCGGCACCCGCTTCGTGCTCATCTTTCCACAGGACAGGGGAGCGTGA
- the ccoG gene encoding cytochrome c oxidase accessory protein CcoG has translation MNAPQPEVKEAVIKMYAAREEIHPREVKGRYASMRWACVWLTQVLFYGLPWLQVHGRQAVLFDLGARQFHLFGLTLWPQDFIYLAALLIVCAYGLFLVTTVAGRVWCGYACPQTVYTEIFLWIERRIEGNRSARIRLDRQPWTPAKFGKRGAKHLAWGLVALWTGFSFVGYFTPVRQLAHEALGFALGPWELFWVLFYGFATYGNAGWMREQVCKYMCPYARFQSAMFDRDTLIVSYDAARGERDCIDCSMCVQVCPTGIDIRKGLQYECIGCAACIDACDSVMDKVDKPRGLIRYATENALAGRWNAAQIKRRILRPRVIGYGLVFLAIAGALSTSLALRTPLKLDVIRDRGAMGREVEDGMIENVYRLQVMNTAERAHIYRIEVAGIPTSAIADEDTVELAGASSRAVPVRVRVKPGQAPGGSHPIRFTVSALDEPSLRVSEKAVFIVPK, from the coding sequence ATGAATGCGCCCCAACCCGAGGTCAAGGAAGCGGTCATCAAGATGTACGCCGCGCGCGAGGAGATCCACCCGCGCGAGGTGAAGGGCCGCTACGCCTCGATGCGCTGGGCCTGCGTCTGGCTGACCCAGGTGCTGTTCTACGGACTGCCCTGGCTTCAGGTGCACGGACGCCAGGCGGTGCTGTTCGACCTGGGCGCGCGCCAGTTCCACCTGTTCGGCCTGACCCTGTGGCCGCAGGACTTCATCTACCTGGCGGCATTGCTCATCGTCTGCGCCTACGGCCTGTTCCTGGTGACGACGGTGGCCGGCCGCGTCTGGTGCGGCTATGCCTGCCCGCAGACGGTCTACACCGAGATCTTCCTGTGGATCGAACGCCGCATCGAAGGCAACCGCAGCGCGCGCATCCGCCTCGACCGCCAGCCATGGACGCCGGCAAAGTTCGGCAAGCGCGGCGCCAAGCACCTGGCCTGGGGACTGGTCGCGCTGTGGACCGGCTTCAGCTTCGTCGGCTACTTCACGCCGGTGCGCCAGTTGGCCCACGAGGCGCTGGGCTTCGCGCTCGGGCCCTGGGAGCTGTTCTGGGTGCTGTTCTACGGTTTCGCGACGTATGGGAACGCCGGCTGGATGCGCGAGCAGGTCTGCAAGTACATGTGCCCCTACGCGCGCTTCCAGAGCGCGATGTTCGACCGCGACACACTGATCGTCAGCTACGACGCGGCGCGCGGCGAGCGCGACTGCATCGACTGCAGCATGTGCGTGCAGGTCTGCCCGACCGGCATCGATATCCGCAAGGGCCTGCAGTACGAGTGCATCGGCTGCGCCGCCTGCATCGACGCCTGCGACAGCGTGATGGACAAGGTGGACAAGCCGCGCGGCCTGATCCGCTACGCCACCGAGAACGCCCTGGCCGGGCGCTGGAACGCGGCGCAGATCAAGCGGCGCATCCTGCGCCCGCGCGTGATCGGCTACGGCCTGGTGTTCCTGGCCATCGCCGGCGCGCTGTCCACCTCGCTGGCCCTGCGCACCCCGCTCAAGCTCGACGTGATCCGCGACCGCGGCGCCATGGGGCGCGAGGTCGAGGACGGCATGATCGAGAACGTCTACCGCCTGCAGGTGATGAATACGGCCGAGCGGGCCCACATCTACCGCATCGAGGTAGCCGGCATCCCCACCAGCGCCATCGCCGACGAGGACACGGTCGAACTGGCGGGCGCGTCCTCGCGCGCGGTGCCGGTGCGGGTGCGCGTCAAACCGGGCCAGGCGCCGGGCGGTTCGCACCCGATCCGCTTCACCGTGAGCGCCCTCGACGAGCCCTCGCTGCGCGTGAGCGAGAAGGCCGTGTTCATCGTCCCGAAATAA
- a CDS encoding FixH family protein gives MHLTSNTAPAAPWYTHRWPWLLMLGPATVLVGGGFVTWLALGHPDAMVVDDYYKQGKAINQDLRRDRVASAMRLALQLRYEGGRLSGRIESAGKPFAGPFTIRLAHPTLPERDLALLVRPDADGAFSIPLPVLEHTHWQLLAEGDRRDWRLAKGWSWPRQGELAIEADQLPR, from the coding sequence ATGCACCTCACTTCGAACACGGCGCCGGCGGCGCCCTGGTACACCCACCGCTGGCCCTGGCTCCTGATGCTGGGCCCGGCCACGGTGCTGGTCGGCGGCGGCTTCGTCACCTGGCTGGCGCTCGGCCACCCGGACGCCATGGTGGTCGACGACTACTACAAGCAGGGCAAGGCGATCAACCAGGACCTGCGCCGCGACCGCGTCGCCAGCGCCATGCGCCTGGCCCTGCAGCTGCGCTACGAAGGCGGCCGGCTGAGCGGCCGGATCGAGAGCGCCGGCAAGCCCTTCGCCGGCCCGTTCACGATCCGCCTCGCGCACCCGACCCTGCCCGAACGGGACCTGGCGCTGCTGGTGCGGCCGGATGCGGACGGCGCCTTCTCGATTCCGTTGCCGGTGCTGGAGCACACCCACTGGCAGCTGCTTGCCGAAGGCGACCGGCGCGACTGGCGCCTGGCGAAGGGCTGGAGCTGGCCGCGGCAAGGGGAACTGGCGATCGAAGCCGATCAGTTGCCGCGGTAG
- the ccoO gene encoding cytochrome-c oxidase, cbb3-type subunit II, producing MKFTHEWIEKNPWLLIGLVLVVISFGGLVEIVPLFFQKSTTEPVAGLKPYSPLRLAGRDIYIREGCYNCHSQMIRPFRAETERYGHYSVAGEFVYDHPFQWGSKRTGPDLARVGGRYSDEWHRTHLDNPRDVVPESNMPGYPWLAKTKLDPQSIVPKMRAMQRLGVPYSDQEVKDGPAELDNRTEQDALVAYLQGLGTQIKTRN from the coding sequence ATGAAATTCACCCACGAGTGGATCGAGAAGAACCCCTGGCTGCTGATCGGCCTGGTGCTGGTCGTGATCTCCTTCGGCGGCCTGGTCGAGATCGTGCCGCTGTTCTTCCAGAAGTCGACCACCGAACCGGTCGCCGGCCTGAAACCCTATTCGCCGCTGCGCCTGGCCGGGCGCGACATCTACATCCGCGAGGGCTGCTACAACTGCCATTCGCAGATGATCCGTCCCTTCCGCGCCGAGACCGAACGCTATGGCCACTACTCGGTGGCCGGCGAATTCGTCTACGACCATCCGTTCCAGTGGGGCTCGAAGCGCACCGGCCCGGACCTGGCGCGGGTGGGCGGCCGCTACTCGGACGAGTGGCACCGCACCCACCTGGACAACCCGCGCGACGTGGTCCCCGAATCCAACATGCCGGGCTACCCCTGGCTGGCGAAAACCAAACTCGACCCCCAATCGATCGTGCCGAAGATGCGCGCGATGCAGCGCCTGGGCGTGCCGTACTCCGACCAGGAGGTGAAGGACGGCCCCGCGGAACTCGACAACAGGACCGAGCAGGACGCGCTGGTCGCCTACCTCCAGGGGCTGGGCACCCAGATCAAGACACGGAACTGA
- the ccoN gene encoding cytochrome-c oxidase, cbb3-type subunit I, which yields MGTSLNYNYKIVRQFAIATVIWGVIGMAAGVWIAAQLAWPALNFDIPWLTYGRLRPLHTNAVIFAFGICGLFATSYYVVQRTCQVRLFSDRLAAFTFWGWQAVLVAAAITLPMGFTRGKEYAELEWPIAVLIAIVWVAYAVVFFGTIVKRRVQHIYVANWFFGGYIIAVAVLHIVNGMSMPASLWKSYSMYAGVQDAMIQWWYGHNAVGFILTAGYLGMVYYFIPKQAERPVYSYRLSIVHFWALIFTYMWAGPHHLHYTALPDWTQSLGMVFSLILLAPSWGGMINGMMTLSGAWHKLRSDPILKFMIVSLSFYGMATFEGPMMSIKTINSLSHYTDWGIAHVHGGALGWVGFITMGSLYYLIPRLAGKKQMASVALIEAHFWLGTIGIVLYIAAMWIAGVMQGLMWRAVNPDGTLTYTFVEGVKATYPYYVIRFGGGLMYLTGMLTMAYNTWLTMRGTVNVDARIPALQPHAPAASANPEHA from the coding sequence TTGGGCACCAGTCTAAACTACAACTACAAAATCGTGCGCCAGTTTGCCATCGCGACCGTGATCTGGGGCGTGATCGGCATGGCGGCCGGTGTGTGGATCGCGGCCCAGCTGGCCTGGCCGGCGCTGAACTTCGACATCCCGTGGTTGACCTATGGCCGGCTGCGGCCGCTGCACACGAATGCGGTCATCTTCGCCTTCGGCATCTGCGGCCTGTTCGCCACCTCCTACTACGTGGTGCAGCGCACCTGCCAGGTCCGCCTGTTCTCGGACCGGCTCGCCGCCTTTACCTTCTGGGGCTGGCAGGCGGTGCTGGTCGCGGCCGCGATCACGCTGCCGATGGGCTTCACGCGCGGCAAGGAATACGCCGAGCTGGAATGGCCGATCGCGGTCCTGATCGCCATCGTCTGGGTGGCCTATGCGGTCGTGTTCTTCGGCACCATCGTCAAGCGCCGCGTGCAGCACATCTATGTCGCCAACTGGTTCTTCGGCGGCTACATCATCGCGGTCGCGGTCCTGCACATCGTCAACGGCATGTCGATGCCGGCCTCGCTGTGGAAATCCTACTCGATGTACGCCGGCGTCCAGGATGCGATGATCCAGTGGTGGTACGGCCATAACGCGGTCGGCTTCATCCTCACCGCCGGCTACCTGGGCATGGTCTACTACTTCATCCCCAAGCAGGCCGAGCGCCCGGTGTATTCGTATCGCCTGTCGATCGTGCACTTCTGGGCCCTGATCTTCACCTACATGTGGGCCGGACCGCACCACCTGCACTACACCGCGCTGCCCGACTGGACCCAGTCGCTGGGCATGGTGTTCTCGCTGATCCTGCTGGCGCCGTCCTGGGGCGGCATGATCAACGGGATGATGACCCTGTCGGGCGCCTGGCACAAGCTGCGCTCGGACCCGATCCTGAAGTTCATGATCGTCTCGCTGTCCTTCTACGGCATGGCCACCTTCGAGGGCCCGATGATGTCGATCAAGACCATCAACTCGCTGTCCCACTACACCGACTGGGGCATCGCCCACGTCCATGGCGGCGCGCTGGGCTGGGTCGGATTCATCACCATGGGCTCGCTGTACTACCTGATCCCGCGCCTGGCCGGCAAGAAGCAGATGGCCAGCGTGGCGCTGATCGAGGCCCACTTCTGGCTCGGCACCATCGGCATCGTGCTGTACATCGCCGCGATGTGGATCGCCGGCGTGATGCAGGGCCTGATGTGGCGCGCCGTGAACCCGGACGGCACCCTGACCTATACCTTCGTCGAAGGCGTCAAGGCCACCTATCCCTACTACGTGATCCGCTTCGGCGGCGGCCTGATGTACCTGACCGGCATGCTGACCATGGCGTACAACACCTGGCTGACGATGCGCGGCACCGTCAACGTGGACGCGCGCATCCCCGCGCTGCAGCCGCACGCGCCGGCCGCCTCGGCCAACCCCGAACACGCATAA
- a CDS encoding CcoQ/FixQ family Cbb3-type cytochrome c oxidase assembly chaperone, which yields MELQYLFDHASRIMTVISFATFAGILAWTYVLRKEQDFAPAAGLPFADDAADADNGPGEDHV from the coding sequence ATGGAACTCCAATACCTTTTCGATCACGCCAGCCGCATCATGACCGTGATCAGCTTCGCCACCTTCGCCGGCATCCTGGCCTGGACCTATGTGCTGCGCAAGGAGCAGGACTTCGCACCGGCGGCCGGGCTGCCCTTCGCCGACGACGCCGCGGATGCGGACAACGGCCCGGGAGAAGATCATGTCTGA
- the ccoP gene encoding cytochrome-c oxidase, cbb3-type subunit III, producing MSDFTSGFWNWYIVLITVLGIAGCAILLWSQSMHKVRIGVDGQPEKTTGHVWDEDLTELNTPMPRWWMGLFYLTIVFAIAYLVLYPGLGSYAGKLGWQSAGAYKAEVKQANADYGPLFDKYLTQDIKVVARDPQAHAIGERLFLNYCAQCHGSDARGNKGYPNLTDSDWLYGGEPSTIKETIMKGRNGQMPPMGAALGSDKDIENVAHYVRSLSGLTADPVKVAFGKPKFGACAACHGADAHGNPALGAPNLTDKVWLYGGSAETVMETIRKGRNNTMPAWGEFLGEGKVQVLAAYVWSLSHEDELK from the coding sequence ATGTCTGACTTCACCAGCGGTTTCTGGAACTGGTACATCGTCCTGATCACGGTGCTGGGCATCGCCGGCTGCGCGATCCTGCTGTGGTCGCAGTCGATGCACAAGGTCAGGATCGGCGTGGACGGCCAGCCCGAAAAGACCACCGGCCACGTCTGGGACGAGGACCTGACCGAACTGAACACTCCGATGCCGCGCTGGTGGATGGGTTTGTTCTACCTGACCATCGTGTTCGCGATCGCCTACCTGGTGCTGTACCCGGGCCTGGGCAGCTATGCCGGCAAGCTGGGGTGGCAGTCGGCCGGCGCCTACAAGGCGGAGGTGAAGCAGGCGAACGCCGACTACGGTCCGCTGTTCGACAAATACCTGACGCAGGATATCAAGGTGGTCGCGCGCGACCCGCAGGCGCACGCGATCGGCGAGCGCCTGTTCCTGAACTACTGCGCGCAGTGCCACGGCTCGGATGCGCGCGGCAACAAGGGCTACCCGAACCTGACCGACAGCGACTGGCTGTACGGCGGCGAACCCTCGACGATCAAGGAAACCATCATGAAGGGCCGCAATGGCCAGATGCCGCCGATGGGCGCGGCCCTCGGTTCCGACAAGGACATCGAGAACGTCGCCCACTACGTGCGCAGCCTGTCGGGCCTGACCGCCGACCCCGTCAAGGTCGCCTTCGGCAAGCCGAAGTTCGGCGCCTGCGCCGCCTGCCATGGCGCCGACGCGCACGGCAACCCGGCGCTGGGCGCGCCGAACCTGACCGACAAGGTCTGGCTGTACGGCGGCAGTGCCGAGACCGTGATGGAAACCATCCGCAAGGGCCGCAACAACACCATGCCGGCCTGGGGCGAGTTCCTGGGCGAGGGCAAGGTGCAGGTGCTGGCGGCCTATGTCTGGAGCCTGTCGCACGAGGACGAGCTGAAATGA
- the uraH gene encoding hydroxyisourate hydrolase, whose protein sequence is MKTLIQLLAAAALAGAAPAPHAATPNPLSVHVLNLQDGLPSPGVEVVLEKQEDGRWTLLNSAVTNEQGRIPALFPDGRAWSAGTYKVTFRTGKWFAERKADSFFPEIPVIFKADGRQPHYHIPLLLSPYGFSTYRGN, encoded by the coding sequence ATGAAAACATTGATCCAACTGCTGGCCGCCGCCGCGCTGGCCGGCGCCGCCCCCGCCCCGCATGCCGCAACACCGAATCCGCTGAGCGTGCACGTCCTGAACCTGCAGGACGGCCTGCCCTCGCCCGGCGTCGAAGTGGTGCTCGAAAAACAGGAAGACGGCCGCTGGACGCTGCTGAACAGCGCCGTCACCAACGAACAGGGCCGCATCCCCGCCCTTTTCCCGGATGGCCGCGCCTGGTCGGCCGGCACCTACAAGGTCACCTTCAGGACCGGCAAGTGGTTCGCCGAGCGCAAGGCCGACAGCTTCTTCCCCGAGATCCCGGTCATCTTCAAGGCCGACGGCAGGCAGCCGCATTACCATATCCCGCTGCTGCTCAGTCCTTACGGATTTTCGACCTACCGCGGCAACTGA
- a CDS encoding TraR/DksA family transcriptional regulator yields MPPISSELHEQIGSRLRKDREDMLATVRARTAGDTDDRPAISPMAHMGSNDDAPAGEMLSHNEEHLAEHEANLLHEIDAAIGRLESGGYGICVSCGRDIPEARLLATPTVQTCVACQELIEKEQRTGRGPTM; encoded by the coding sequence ATGCCGCCCATCTCATCCGAACTGCACGAACAAATCGGCTCCCGCCTGCGCAAGGACCGCGAGGACATGCTCGCCACCGTCCGCGCACGCACCGCCGGCGATACCGACGACCGCCCGGCGATTTCGCCGATGGCCCACATGGGCTCGAACGACGACGCCCCGGCCGGCGAAATGCTGAGCCACAACGAAGAACACCTGGCCGAACACGAAGCCAATCTCCTGCACGAGATCGACGCCGCCATCGGCCGGCTCGAATCGGGCGGCTATGGCATCTGCGTGTCCTGCGGCCGCGACATCCCGGAAGCGCGCCTTCTGGCGACGCCGACGGTGCAGACCTGCGTCGCCTGCCAGGAGCTGATCGAGAAGGAACAGCGGACGGGTCGCGGGCCGACGATGTAA